The following proteins are encoded in a genomic region of Xanthomonas citri pv. mangiferaeindicae:
- a CDS encoding LacI family transcriptional regulator, with product MRVRIEDVAAEAGVSMKTVSRVLNREPNVAAATRARVEAAVGKLRYTPHPSARTLAGRRSYLVAMLYDNPSSNYLMEVELGLLDACKAHHYNLMLAPLVYDARDIVDTVEAMVEQSRLDGVVLTPPITDDAALLARLDELDVPYASISPMEAHRRVGVTVDEGSAVREMIAHLVSLGHRRIAHIKGHPAHGATGWRLAGYRAGLREAGLAFDPALVVDGEFSHESGFRAATRLMALPEPPTAIFAANDDMAAGVICAVYELGLQVPRDVSVCGFDDTPISRHIHPALTTVRQPTREMGQLAGLELLKALRDRDEAGMVEVPYTLQLRRSTGPAPR from the coding sequence ATGCGTGTCCGCATCGAGGACGTCGCCGCAGAGGCCGGCGTGTCCATGAAGACCGTCTCGCGGGTGCTCAACCGCGAGCCCAACGTCGCCGCGGCCACGCGCGCGCGGGTCGAAGCCGCGGTCGGCAAGCTGCGCTACACGCCGCATCCCTCGGCGCGCACGCTGGCCGGGCGCCGCTCGTACCTGGTCGCGATGCTCTACGACAATCCGTCGAGCAACTATCTGATGGAGGTCGAGCTCGGCCTGCTCGATGCCTGCAAGGCGCATCACTACAACCTGATGCTCGCGCCGCTGGTCTACGACGCGCGCGACATCGTCGACACGGTCGAGGCGATGGTCGAGCAGTCGCGCCTGGACGGCGTGGTGCTGACGCCGCCGATCACCGATGACGCTGCGCTGCTGGCGCGGCTCGACGAGCTCGACGTGCCATACGCGAGCATCTCGCCGATGGAAGCGCACCGCCGGGTCGGCGTGACCGTCGACGAGGGCAGCGCCGTACGCGAGATGATTGCGCACCTGGTCTCGCTCGGACATCGCCGCATCGCGCACATCAAGGGGCACCCCGCGCACGGCGCGACCGGTTGGCGCTTGGCCGGCTATCGCGCCGGATTGCGCGAGGCCGGCCTGGCCTTCGATCCAGCGCTGGTCGTGGATGGCGAGTTCTCGCACGAGTCGGGATTCCGCGCCGCGACACGACTGATGGCGCTGCCTGAGCCGCCGACCGCGATCTTCGCGGCCAACGACGACATGGCCGCCGGTGTGATCTGCGCGGTCTACGAGCTCGGGCTGCAGGTGCCGCGCGATGTCTCGGTCTGCGGCTTCGATGACACCCCGATCTCGCGCCATATCCACCCCGCGCTGACCACGGTGCGCCAGCCCACGCGCGAGATGGGCCAGTTGGCCGGGCTGGAACTGCTCAAGGCGCTGCGTGATCGCGACGAGGCCGGCATGGTCGAAGTGCCGTACACGCTGCAGCTGCGGCGCTCCACCGGTCCGGCGCCGCGCTGA